The following are encoded together in the Bradysia coprophila strain Holo2 unplaced genomic scaffold, BU_Bcop_v1 contig_94, whole genome shotgun sequence genome:
- the LOC119085248 gene encoding tyrosine-protein phosphatase non-receptor type 21-like — MAQNQEHINRTSITSDNVNANWNLAGSNVSLNNQRQSSSRLDMINNNTSATNLDNERLKAYLPGYRLAPDYETAISIQRRHRHQNELHHVQRQSRVASDPHINLYATTSHPDVRRETAITDAIFGQQLQPVPDYTRNINSVYRHQLDPNVSLSQQMQMMQINKYAPPYRFSSTSTPDLAFGSHGGQSHQAYVSGSSPDLLSTRMFTNSMQQPSIPSNTFRCRYSQNHIPHGSCDRCIFPDNQTKATILPQQIQKPYDGTYRVSNLQQGFVGSYNQLSGSRGSIEPIYENPAAGRERARASSIQSTTGMLNLKQQYPRQPVHTSRTQLNSPVILPNSQSLECIYRPARTTSVTPGEQSQLHQRHVQFEKLNRAQSVNVLDSSTTMESGASSSEQNHSKEKKRRRWKFWGSKGKSSSSEKSKKESSGWYKNKSNKYSPTKEEEINSQKRWSSGQPRLPLPPTMIKENLCQTLESKLADPQLYIEFERVPKRKANANFSCALLDENRISNSDPNFLPQDDNRVRLTPTLENRSGYYNASYVTATVGPKQRFYIAAQSPHAAPALSTFVQCVWEADVYLLVQLSDEMHYVPSTCDKCLEYGQYQIWKEFSEVTDRGITSKLRIYHTISRRYRSVWHLNYCEWGEQNCPKNVSQFLDFLEELRSVRLASNNEVPPGHNTNPPVMIHCSDGSGRTGVTLLADLLLYTLEHNQDLDMPRVLSLLREQRDNIVPSLAQYRWLYTLLISYLKRTRLI; from the exons ATGGCACAAAATCAAGAACATATCAACAGGACGTCGATAACGTCGGACAATGTTAATGCTAATTGGAATTTGGCGGGATCGAATGTTTCTTTGAACAATCAACGACAGAGCTCGTCACGTTTGGATATGATCAACAACAATACCAGCGCAACCAATCTTGACAATGAACGGTTGAAAGCATACCTACCAGGTTATCGATTGGCTCCGGACTATGAAACtgcaatttcaattcaaagacGACATCGACATCAGAATGAACTGCACCACGTACAACGACAATCCAGAGTCGCTTCAGATCCACACATAAACCTTTACGCAACGACATCTCACCCGGATGTTCGTCGAGAAACAGCAATTACAGACGCAATATTCGGTCAACAGCTTCAGCCAGTACCTGATTATACGCGAAATATCAACAGTGTCTATCGACATCAACTCGACCCAAATGTCAGTCTTTCACAACAGATGCAAATGATGCAAATCAATAAGTATGCACCGCCTTACCGGTTCAGTTCAACATCAACGCCTGATCTAGCATTTGGATCGCATGGTGGTCAATCTCATCAGGCCTATGTGTCCGGTTCCAGTCCAGACTTATTATCGACCAGGATGTTTACCAATTCGATGCAACAACCATCGATTCCATCGAACACATTTCGTTGTCGATACTCACAAAATCACATCCCGCATGGATCTTGCGACAGGTGTATTTTTCCGGACAATCAAACGAAAGCCACTATTTTGCcacaacaaattcaaaaaccTTATGACGGGACGTATCGTGTATCGAATCTGCAACAAGGTTTTGTTGGCTCCTACAATCAATTGAGTGGATCACGAGGATCAATTGAACCGATTTATGAAAACCCAGCGGCTGGAAGAGAGCGAGCTCGTGCTTCGAGTATTCAGTCAACTACAGGAATGCTGAATTTAAAGCAACAGTATCCGCGACAGCCAGTGCACACAAGTCGGACTCAATTGAATTCACCTGTGATACTTCCGAATTCACAGAGCCTTGAGTGCATTTACCGACCTGCAAGGACGACTTCTGTCACACCCGGTGAACAAAGCCAATTGCATCAACGACACGTCCAATTCGAAAAACTTAATCGTGCACAGTCAGTAAATGTTTTAGATTCGTCCACAACAATGGAGTCAGGAGCTAGTAGTTCAGAACAAAATCATTCCAAAGAGAAAAAGAGACGACGGTGGAAATTCTGGGGAAGCAAAGGGAAGAGTTCATCGAGTGAGAAATCGAAAAAGGAATCGTCCGGATGgtacaaaaacaaaagcaaCAAATATTCGCCCACTAAAGAAGAGGAGATTAATTCACAAAAACGTTGGTCCAGTGGTCAGCCGCGGTTGCCATTACCACCGACAatgatcaaagaaaatttg TGTCAGACATTGGAATCAAAGCTTGCTGATCCACAGCTGTACATTGAGTTCGAACGTGTACCAAAACGAAAGGCCAATGCCAATTTCAGTTGTGCATTGCTCGATGAAAATCGGATTAGCAATTCCGACCCGAATTTTCTTCCACAAGACGACAATCGGGTACGTTTGACCCCGACACTGGAAAATCGTTCAGGATATTACAATGCTTCGTACGTAACGGCTACAGTCGGTCCGAAGCAGAGATTTTACATTGCTGCACAAAGTCCTCACGCCGCACCCGCATTGAGCACATTCGTTCAGTGTGTGTGGGAAGCCGACGTTTATCTTCTGGTTCAATTGTCGGATGAAATGCATTATGTTCCATCGACATGTGATAAATGTTTGGAGTATGGACAG TACCAAATTTGGAAAGAATTTTCGGAAGTAACCGACCGCGGCATAACCAGTAAACTTCGTATCTATCATACCATTAGCCGAAGGTATCGTTCCGTGTGGCATTTAAATTATTGCGAATGGGGCGAGCAAAACTGCCCGAAAAATGTTAGTCAATTTTTGG attttctgGAAGAACTGCGGTCAGTACGCTTAGCTAGCAATAATGAAGTACCGCCGGGCCATAACACCAATCCTCCAGTAATGATTCATTGTAGTGACGGCAGCGGTCGGACTGGCGTTACATTGCTAGCCGATCTGTTATTGTACACACTGGAACATAATCAG GATCTGGACATGCCACGCGTTTTGAGTTTGCTGCGTGAGCAACGAGACAATATTGTTCCATCATTAGCTCAATACCGGTGGCTGTATACATTGTTGATTAGCTACTTGAAACGAACGAGACTTATTTAA
- the LOC119085268 gene encoding actin-related protein 2/3 complex subunit 1A-B → MTECHTFNGNAITCHAWNKDRSQIAISPNNNEVYIYKRDGSDWKQVDVLSQHDLRIMGIDWAPNTNRIVTCAVDRNAYVWTQSDDDKKWKPMLVLLRINRAATCVKWSPLENKFAVGSGARLISVCFFESENNWWVSKHIKKPIRSTVSSIAWHPNNVLLVAGSTDYKARIFSAYIKDIEDQPSPTSWGARMPLGQLMGEFKTGNQGGGWVNNVSFSSDGNKICWVGHDSSINVADANSGGAVFKLKTEFLPFLCCEWISPTSIVVAGHGCVPLIYTVDQSNKIFLSGKLDQSQKKEKENSNAMRHFKSLDRNSRAENTDTSLESIHQNAIACICLYEGDNRLAKKISTSGLDGQLVIWDLVNLTNSMQGLSI, encoded by the exons ATGACTGAGTGTCATACGTTCAATGGCAATGCCATAACTTGTCATGCATGGAACAAGGATAGGAGTC AAATTGCTATATCGCCCAACAACAATGAAGTTTACATCTACAAACGCGATGGCAGTGACTGGAAACAGGTGGACGTCCTTAGTCAGCACGATCTGCGCATTATGGGCATTGATTGGGCACCGAACACGAACCGGATTGTAACATGTGCCGTCGACCGTAACGCCTATGTGTGGACGCAGAGTGATGACGATAAGAAATGGAAACCGATGTTGGTGTTGCTTCGAATCAATAGAGCGGCGACTTGTGTTAAGTGGTCGCCACTGGAAAACAAGTTTGCTGTCGGTTCTGGAGCTCGATTGATATCGGTCTGCTTCTTCGAATCGGAAAACAATTGGTGGGTGTCAAAGCACATCAAAAAGCCGATTCGATCCACAGTCTCTTCGATTGCATGGCATCCAAATAATGTTTTACTGGTAGCCGGTTCGACTGATTACAAAGCGCGAATATTTTCCGCTTACATCAAGGACATTGAAGATCAACCGTCACCGACTTCATGGGGTGCTCGAATGCCGCTCGGTCAATTGATGGGCGAATTCAAAACGGGCAATCAAGGTGGTGGTTGGGTAAACAATGTCAGCTTTTCGTCTGACGGCAATAAAATCTGTTGGGTTGGCCACGACAGTTCAATCAACGTTGCGGATGCCAATTCCGGTGGTGCCGTATTCAAACTGAAAACTGAATTCTTACCATTCTTATGCTGCGAGTGGATCTCGCCAACGTCGATTGTCGTCGCCGGTCACGGATGTGTACCATTGATCTATACGGTCGATCAgagcaataaaattttcttatccGGAAAATTGGATCAGTCGCAAAAGAAGGAAAAGGAGAACAGCAACGCTATGCGGCACTTCAAGTCGTTGGATCGGAATTCACGTGCCGAAAATACGGACACCAGTTTGGAATCCATTCACCAGAATGCAATCGCTTGCATTTGCTTGTACGAAGGGGATAATCGTTTGGCGAAGAAGATTAGTACATCCGGTCTGGATGGACAGTTGGTCATTTGGGATTTGGTCAATTTGACGAATTCAATGCAAGGACTTAGTATTTAA